A genomic segment from Synergistaceae bacterium encodes:
- the gpmA gene encoding 2,3-diphosphoglycerate-dependent phosphoglycerate mutase produces the protein MYKIVLVRHGESAWNKENRFTGWTDVPLSEKGIAEARDAGKLLKKEGFVFDMAYTSVLKRAIKTLWLVLEEMDMMWIPVVRSWRLNERHYGALQGLNKAETAAKYGDDQVKIWRRSYDVRPPLLTKDDERHPSGDPRYASLKAGEIPDGECLADTVARAVPYWENTIVPEIRSGKKILIAAHGNSLRALVKYLDNISEEEIVELNIPTGAPLVYELNEDMKPVGHRYLGDPEAIARAQAAVAGQGKAK, from the coding sequence ATGTATAAAATTGTACTTGTTCGTCATGGAGAAAGCGCCTGGAACAAAGAAAATCGTTTTACCGGATGGACGGACGTTCCGCTGTCGGAAAAGGGGATCGCGGAGGCCCGGGATGCCGGAAAACTTCTGAAAAAAGAGGGATTTGTTTTCGATATGGCCTACACGTCCGTTCTGAAGCGCGCCATCAAGACCCTGTGGCTGGTGCTGGAGGAAATGGACATGATGTGGATTCCCGTCGTTCGCTCCTGGCGTCTCAACGAACGCCATTATGGAGCTCTGCAGGGGCTGAACAAGGCGGAGACGGCGGCGAAATACGGCGACGATCAGGTGAAAATCTGGCGGCGCAGTTACGACGTCCGCCCGCCGCTTCTCACGAAAGACGACGAGCGTCATCCCTCGGGCGACCCCCGTTACGCGTCCCTGAAAGCCGGCGAGATCCCCGATGGCGAGTGTCTGGCCGATACCGTGGCACGTGCCGTCCCTTACTGGGAAAATACCATCGTTCCGGAAATCCGGAGCGGGAAAAAGATTCTCATCGCGGCCCACGGCAACAGTTTGCGCGCGCTGGTGAAATATCTGGACAACATCTCGGAAGAGGAGATCGTTGAACTCAATATTCCCACGGGCGCGCCTCTGGTGTATGAATTGAATGAAGACATGAAACCCGTCGGTCATCGCTACCTCGGCGACCCCGAGGCCATTGCCAGAGCTCAGGCCGCCGTAGCCGGGCAGGGAAAGGCGAAATAA
- a CDS encoding TerB N-terminal domain-containing protein, protein MKGAAPYDFDALRRLNRGNFRTDAPQKPVSADVAIQQTTPLGGTEDLSDKKGLMWLGENVTLRMGNFVVSAPMTYCYTGRADPKEASCVCTSLSVADLPESGGLGYWPSYFGMTPGQRAFYLRWLAEGKNTHLDDIGYAFVYFYGLERRALMEKQDIPWIRGEVRRLLARYPASRSFRNYLGGFLTYLYAENLKDLTEADLLDLHAFAPAPPGKSLPLLLAWYALHGVSLSPEQSLYVLRSLPGHRISLPLRCRELFYERCRRLWPLGFPLSASSRRCLVEYGAASATLSFEGGEKSPPPVPIANVLGKMSQFKELLALRKTCLQEDKDELVPVRRTNVDGGAKISGEPLPPRKRRRRRIKTSLPPTPPRPPEILIDMEKLVRLRQETESVNRRLEEIFNKEETDERNTAVISEKAIQDREVGSFDPLPFSEEALNCLDPQYIPVLSELLRRTSQSAGSWGELARRYGFMPNALLDALNLWGEEALGDFLLLDEGEGPVLNPDVVKSHHM, encoded by the coding sequence ATGAAAGGGGCGGCGCCGTACGATTTCGATGCGCTGCGCCGTCTCAACAGGGGAAATTTCAGAACAGACGCGCCGCAAAAACCGGTGTCTGCCGATGTTGCAATTCAGCAAACGACCCCGTTGGGAGGAACAGAGGACCTCTCCGACAAAAAAGGCCTGATGTGGCTCGGAGAAAACGTGACGCTGCGGATGGGGAATTTTGTCGTTTCCGCCCCCATGACGTATTGCTATACGGGTCGCGCCGATCCGAAAGAAGCCTCATGCGTCTGCACCTCCCTGAGCGTCGCCGATCTTCCGGAGAGCGGAGGGCTGGGTTACTGGCCCTCGTATTTCGGAATGACGCCGGGGCAGAGGGCGTTTTATCTGCGATGGCTGGCGGAGGGGAAAAATACGCATCTCGACGACATCGGCTATGCGTTCGTCTATTTTTATGGGCTGGAACGGCGGGCCCTGATGGAAAAACAGGATATTCCCTGGATAAGGGGAGAGGTTCGGCGTCTTTTGGCTCGTTATCCCGCCTCGCGCTCCTTTCGGAACTATCTGGGCGGTTTCCTTACATATCTTTACGCGGAAAATCTGAAGGATCTGACGGAGGCGGATTTGCTGGACCTTCACGCTTTTGCCCCGGCGCCGCCCGGAAAGTCGCTTCCTCTGCTGCTGGCCTGGTACGCGCTCCATGGCGTTTCACTTTCACCGGAGCAGAGCCTTTACGTTCTCCGCAGCCTTCCCGGCCACCGGATTTCCCTGCCCCTCCGCTGCAGGGAGCTGTTTTATGAGCGCTGCCGCCGGCTTTGGCCGTTGGGCTTCCCGCTTTCGGCCTCTTCCCGCCGCTGTCTGGTGGAATACGGCGCGGCCAGCGCGACGCTTTCCTTTGAGGGGGGAGAAAAATCTCCGCCTCCCGTGCCCATTGCGAACGTCCTGGGAAAAATGTCGCAGTTCAAAGAACTCCTGGCTCTTCGAAAAACCTGTCTTCAGGAGGACAAAGACGAGCTTGTCCCCGTCCGCCGGACAAACGTCGACGGGGGGGCGAAAATTTCCGGAGAGCCCCTGCCTCCGAGAAAACGCCGAAGGAGAAGGATAAAAACGTCGCTTCCTCCGACCCCGCCCCGGCCCCCGGAAATCCTCATCGACATGGAGAAGCTCGTCCGGCTGCGGCAGGAGACGGAAAGCGTGAACCGGCGACTGGAGGAAATTTTCAACAAAGAGGAAACAGACGAGCGAAACACCGCGGTTATCTCCGAAAAAGCGATCCAGGATCGAGAGGTTGGCTCCTTTGACCCTCTGCCGTTTTCCGAAGAGGCCCTGAACTGCCTCGACCCTCAGTATATTCCCGTCCTGTCCGAACTCCTGCGGCGTACGTCTCAGAGCGCCGGGAGCTGGGGAGAACTGGCCCGCCGTTACGGCTTTATGCCCAACGCGCTTCTCGATGCCCTCAACCTTTGGGGAGAAGAGGCGCTGGGTGATTTTCTCCTTCTGGACGAAGGGGAGGGACCGGTTTTGAACCCCGATGTCGTAAAATCACACCATATGTAA
- a CDS encoding ATP-binding protein, giving the protein MANIRPREREAIVQSLMAGVVPRIGLHHIQVGRREEIEALLEDLARIADGGAAVRFVIGRFGTGKSFFLNLVKTVALEKGFVVMQADVAPTRRLYASGGYAQALYTELARNMAIRTKPGGGALPVVIERWISAFLEEFEQGNKSGGDVFHGIREKLEPLQNLVSGYDFASVLGKYLEGYREGNDVLTRSCLRWLAGEYAVRTEARADLGVRSIIGDRDLYDYLKLWGTFARLAGYAGVLVELDEMGVLSHRLANATARNGNYEVLLQIVNDCLQGGVSGVGFIFAGTDAFFDDRRRGVMSYGALAGRLAANPWARDGLKDMAGPVIRLESLSPEDLWLLLQNIRNVFASGDASKYLLPDEGIRAFIRRCAATLGATFYQTPRDASKAFAGLLSILERNPGADWRKLLDDAPIEKEEMEKEEIEKEEMETPENGPKPTAADDELTGFVLK; this is encoded by the coding sequence ATGGCGAACATCAGGCCCCGGGAGCGGGAGGCGATCGTTCAGTCTCTGATGGCGGGAGTCGTGCCGCGCATTGGACTGCATCATATTCAGGTGGGACGCAGAGAGGAAATCGAGGCCCTGCTGGAGGACCTGGCGCGAATTGCGGACGGCGGCGCGGCGGTTCGCTTCGTCATCGGGCGTTTTGGAACGGGAAAGAGCTTTTTTCTGAACCTGGTGAAAACGGTGGCCCTGGAAAAGGGTTTTGTGGTCATGCAGGCGGATGTCGCTCCGACGCGGCGTCTGTACGCCTCCGGCGGATACGCTCAGGCGCTTTACACGGAGCTGGCGCGCAACATGGCGATCCGAACGAAGCCGGGAGGTGGCGCTCTGCCGGTGGTGATCGAACGCTGGATCTCCGCCTTTCTGGAGGAATTTGAACAGGGGAATAAAAGCGGGGGCGACGTTTTTCACGGGATCAGAGAGAAACTGGAGCCGCTGCAAAATCTTGTGAGCGGTTATGATTTCGCTTCAGTCCTCGGAAAATATCTGGAGGGTTATCGAGAAGGAAACGACGTTCTTACCCGTTCCTGTCTCCGCTGGCTGGCGGGAGAGTACGCCGTGCGCACGGAGGCCCGGGCCGACCTGGGCGTTCGTTCGATCATCGGAGATCGGGACCTGTACGATTATCTGAAACTCTGGGGAACCTTCGCGCGGCTGGCGGGATATGCCGGAGTGCTCGTGGAGCTCGACGAGATGGGAGTGCTTTCTCACCGGCTCGCCAATGCCACGGCGCGAAACGGCAACTACGAAGTTCTGCTGCAGATCGTGAACGACTGTCTGCAGGGCGGCGTTTCAGGCGTCGGATTCATCTTCGCCGGGACGGACGCCTTCTTCGACGACCGCCGCCGGGGCGTCATGAGTTACGGCGCTCTGGCCGGGCGGTTGGCCGCCAACCCCTGGGCGCGGGACGGGCTGAAGGACATGGCCGGCCCGGTGATCCGTCTGGAGAGCCTGTCGCCTGAGGATCTGTGGCTGTTGCTTCAAAATATCCGGAATGTCTTTGCCTCCGGTGATGCCTCGAAATATCTCCTCCCTGACGAGGGAATCCGCGCCTTCATCCGGCGATGCGCGGCGACGCTGGGGGCGACGTTCTATCAGACGCCCCGGGACGCCTCGAAGGCTTTTGCCGGCCTTCTCTCCATACTGGAACGCAACCCCGGCGCCGACTGGCGAAAGCTTCTCGACGACGCCCCGATAGAAAAAGAAGAAATGGAAAAAGAGGAAATAGAAAAAGAGGAAATGGAAACGCCGGAAAACGGCCCGAAACCGACGGCCGCGGATGACGAACTCACGGGCTTCGTGCTGAAATGA
- a CDS encoding DEAD/DEAH box helicase has protein sequence MFEKLHPLVQRKLYDMRWTELRPIQAETIRAFFSHDRHLILAAETAAGKTEAAFLPILSRMLTESREKGLRALYVSPLRALINDQFHRLDDLCERMEIPVFRWHSDVGSALKKKFLADPRGLLLITPESIESLFINHGEHIGHLFKTTSWAVLDEMHAFTGTERGMHLLSLLARIDRVRTRPMRRLGLSATIGDFEASKKWLWARAPGEVEVLAPGGESKEILYRVKGYEIGFEGSQSPWVEDMERLFPSTSLIFVNSRTMLEHLTWTVQRYAKKKGLPDRYRVHHGSLSKIEREDTEDALKTREGIVTFCSATLELGIDVGNVTRVGQFGAPWSVSALRQRLGRSGRRDGESSALVMFIADKIPRGDVSFVRKIHPELLQAIAMSELMFDRWSEPPDVERLHCSTLVQQCLSVVAEKGGISAPALYDLLISRGAFRLSKADFGELLRSLGTHDLLDQTGEGDLVLGLEGEKIVRNYDFYAAFTAPKQLAVVHQGRPVGSIFLALDMIPEGFILLAGKRWKIRAIDLERDVIDVDSAEDGKAPPFGGDEGPEIHSRVRQKMFELLTGGDVPVYLDDRAAQMLMNARQVAAEVRMERGRCSLLKEKRNLLWFPWESSAVHRTLYAMGLLAGMELEDRGIALEFKRTTPSELAEAYIPFLETPPEVERIVDIFELAGKGKEKYDRFVPAKFLLEAFERQYLDISGALRAVTQL, from the coding sequence ATGTTCGAAAAACTTCACCCGCTGGTGCAGCGGAAGCTCTACGATATGCGATGGACCGAACTGCGCCCCATTCAGGCGGAAACGATAAGAGCGTTTTTCTCTCACGACCGCCACCTGATTCTGGCCGCGGAGACGGCGGCGGGAAAAACCGAGGCGGCGTTTTTGCCGATCCTTTCCCGGATGCTGACGGAGTCGCGGGAAAAGGGGCTTCGGGCCCTTTACGTCAGTCCCCTCAGAGCGTTGATCAATGACCAGTTCCACCGGCTGGACGACCTCTGCGAGCGCATGGAGATTCCCGTTTTCCGGTGGCACTCGGACGTGGGCTCCGCGCTGAAGAAAAAGTTTCTGGCCGACCCCCGGGGGCTGCTTCTGATCACGCCGGAGTCCATTGAGTCCCTTTTTATCAACCACGGAGAGCATATCGGACATCTGTTCAAAACGACCTCCTGGGCGGTTCTCGACGAGATGCACGCCTTTACCGGAACGGAACGGGGGATGCACCTGCTAAGTCTGCTGGCCCGCATCGATCGGGTCCGAACGCGGCCCATGCGTCGGTTGGGGCTTTCCGCGACGATAGGAGATTTCGAGGCCTCGAAAAAGTGGCTTTGGGCGCGAGCTCCCGGCGAGGTGGAGGTCCTGGCCCCCGGAGGCGAGTCCAAAGAGATTCTTTACCGGGTGAAGGGTTACGAGATCGGCTTTGAGGGTTCGCAGTCTCCATGGGTGGAGGACATGGAGCGTCTGTTTCCCTCCACCTCTCTGATTTTTGTCAACTCCAGAACGATGCTCGAACATCTGACCTGGACGGTGCAGCGTTACGCGAAAAAGAAGGGGCTTCCCGACCGCTACCGGGTTCACCACGGCTCTTTGTCGAAAATCGAAAGGGAGGACACGGAAGATGCGCTCAAAACCCGGGAGGGAATCGTCACGTTCTGCTCCGCCACCCTGGAGCTGGGCATCGACGTGGGAAACGTGACCCGCGTGGGGCAGTTCGGCGCGCCCTGGTCCGTCAGCGCGCTTCGGCAGCGCCTGGGGCGCAGCGGCCGCCGGGACGGAGAAAGTTCAGCCCTGGTGATGTTCATTGCGGATAAAATTCCCAGGGGTGACGTGTCTTTTGTCCGTAAAATTCACCCGGAGCTTTTGCAGGCGATCGCCATGTCGGAGCTGATGTTCGACCGGTGGAGCGAACCTCCCGACGTGGAGCGGCTCCACTGTTCCACGCTGGTTCAGCAGTGCCTGAGCGTCGTGGCGGAAAAAGGAGGAATCTCCGCTCCGGCGCTTTACGATCTGCTGATTTCCCGGGGGGCGTTCCGTCTTTCGAAGGCGGATTTCGGCGAACTGCTGAGATCGCTGGGGACCCACGACCTGCTGGATCAAACGGGAGAGGGAGATCTCGTCCTGGGCCTGGAAGGAGAAAAAATCGTCCGGAACTACGATTTCTACGCGGCCTTCACCGCGCCGAAGCAGCTTGCGGTCGTCCATCAGGGGCGGCCGGTGGGGAGCATTTTTCTGGCGCTCGACATGATTCCGGAGGGTTTTATTCTGCTGGCCGGGAAGCGCTGGAAAATTCGCGCCATTGATCTTGAAAGGGACGTCATCGATGTGGATTCCGCCGAGGACGGCAAGGCGCCTCCCTTTGGAGGAGACGAGGGGCCGGAAATTCACTCCCGCGTCCGGCAGAAAATGTTCGAATTGCTTACCGGAGGAGACGTTCCCGTCTATCTCGACGACAGAGCCGCTCAAATGCTGATGAATGCCCGGCAGGTCGCGGCCGAAGTCCGGATGGAAAGGGGGCGCTGTTCTCTCCTGAAGGAAAAGCGCAACCTGCTCTGGTTTCCCTGGGAAAGTTCCGCCGTGCATCGCACGCTTTACGCGATGGGGCTGCTTGCCGGAATGGAGCTCGAAGACCGGGGCATCGCGCTGGAGTTTAAACGGACGACTCCCTCGGAACTGGCAGAGGCGTACATTCCCTTTCTGGAGACGCCTCCCGAAGTGGAGCGAATCGTCGATATCTTCGAACTGGCGGGCAAGGGAAAGGAGAAATACGACCGCTTCGTTCCGGCAAAATTTTTGCTGGAGGCCTTCGAAAGACAGTACCTGGACATCTCCGGCGCGCTGAGGGCCGTGACTCAACTATAA
- a CDS encoding DNA-binding protein: protein MKSLISDDGVRLERRLHVNALYDIYGPLLTERQRSVYEMRCFSDLSLAEIAETLGITRQAVHIVVNKTQDRLETLERELGFAARLERLENRIRELEARCSGGGS, encoded by the coding sequence TTGAAGAGTCTGATTTCTGATGACGGAGTTCGCCTCGAACGACGGTTGCACGTCAACGCTCTTTACGATATTTACGGTCCTCTGCTGACTGAACGGCAGAGATCTGTATATGAAATGCGTTGTTTTTCAGATTTGTCACTGGCGGAAATCGCTGAAACTCTGGGAATTACGCGTCAGGCCGTGCATATCGTGGTCAACAAAACGCAGGACAGGCTGGAAACGCTGGAAAGAGAGCTCGGTTTCGCCGCCCGCCTGGAACGGCTGGAAAACAGAATCAGAGAACTTGAAGCGCGATGTTCCGGCGGGGGATCCTGA
- the ffh gene encoding signal recognition particle protein, whose protein sequence is MFEALREKLESAFSKLRSRGKISEADVDGALREIRRSLLEADVDLGVVRGLIEKIRARAVTLDVLESITAAQHISTVVYEELIALMGTDVAPVSIASKPPTVILMAGLQGSGKTTTTVKLARRLQSGHNPLVVACDLRRPAAVEQLRVLAEASKVAFFGPEPGETDVLKVVRGASAWAESHLNDVILLDTAGRLHVDQELMDELSSVAKLLPPHEILLVVDAMTGQEAVNVAKSFHKLLNVTGLVLTKLDGDARGGSALAIRAATGIPVKFAGMGEAVDALEVFDARRMAGRIMGMGDIEGLLEKVRAVGAEDVEKMAESLQSREFTLETLLLQFQQIEKMGPLGKVMEMIPGFSRIKGMNEAEIDNSIIVKNRAIIQSMTLQERRNPKIIKGSRRRRIALGSGTSVQMVNQLLAQYEQMKKLFKTFSGGSGKGFNLKSLFGGNRRFNFKQGKN, encoded by the coding sequence ATGTTTGAAGCACTGAGAGAAAAACTGGAATCGGCGTTTTCAAAACTCAGGAGCAGGGGGAAAATTTCCGAGGCCGACGTGGACGGGGCGCTGCGTGAAATTCGCAGATCCCTTCTGGAGGCGGATGTCGATCTGGGCGTCGTCAGAGGCCTGATCGAAAAAATCCGCGCCCGCGCGGTGACGCTTGACGTTCTTGAGTCGATCACCGCCGCGCAGCATATATCGACGGTGGTTTACGAGGAACTGATCGCGCTGATGGGGACGGACGTCGCGCCTGTCAGCATCGCCTCGAAGCCGCCCACCGTCATTTTGATGGCGGGCCTTCAGGGCAGCGGAAAGACCACTACCACGGTAAAGCTGGCGCGACGCCTGCAGAGCGGTCATAACCCTCTGGTGGTCGCCTGTGACCTTCGTCGTCCCGCCGCCGTGGAGCAGCTGAGGGTGTTGGCCGAGGCTTCCAAAGTCGCCTTCTTCGGTCCGGAACCGGGAGAGACCGACGTGCTGAAGGTCGTTCGCGGCGCGTCCGCCTGGGCGGAGTCTCACCTGAACGACGTTATTCTTCTGGACACGGCCGGACGCCTTCACGTCGACCAGGAACTCATGGACGAACTGAGCTCTGTGGCGAAACTGCTGCCGCCCCACGAAATTCTTCTGGTTGTGGACGCCATGACGGGGCAGGAGGCCGTGAACGTCGCGAAGTCCTTCCACAAACTTTTGAACGTGACAGGCCTCGTCCTGACCAAGCTGGACGGAGACGCCCGAGGCGGAAGCGCCCTTGCGATTCGGGCCGCGACAGGGATTCCCGTGAAGTTCGCCGGTATGGGAGAGGCTGTGGACGCCCTGGAGGTTTTCGACGCCAGACGCATGGCGGGCCGCATTATGGGCATGGGGGATATCGAGGGGCTGCTGGAGAAGGTCAGGGCCGTCGGAGCGGAAGATGTCGAAAAAATGGCCGAGAGCCTCCAGAGTCGGGAATTCACCCTGGAGACGCTGCTGCTTCAGTTTCAGCAGATCGAAAAAATGGGCCCCCTGGGCAAGGTGATGGAAATGATCCCGGGGTTCAGCCGGATCAAAGGGATGAACGAGGCGGAGATCGACAACTCCATTATTGTTAAAAACAGGGCAATCATTCAGTCGATGACGCTTCAGGAGCGCCGCAACCCAAAAATCATCAAGGGCTCCCGGCGTCGGCGCATCGCACTGGGCTCCGGAACGTCGGTTCAGATGGTCAATCAGCTTCTGGCCCAGTACGAGCAGATGAAAAAACTCTTTAAAACCTTCTCCGGAGGGTCCGGAAAGGGATTCAACCTGAAGTCCCTTTTTGGAGGAAACCGACGGTTCAATTTTAAGCAGGGCAAAAACTAA
- the rpsP gene encoding 30S ribosomal protein S16, giving the protein MAVRIRLSRLGRKKAPFYRLVVADSRSPRDGRFIELIGTYNPMTDPAAVAIDEERALYWLSVGAQPSDTARGLLKKQGIWEKFEATKSH; this is encoded by the coding sequence ATGGCAGTACGTATTCGTTTGTCGCGTCTCGGAAGGAAAAAGGCTCCATTTTACAGACTGGTGGTGGCCGATTCCCGTTCGCCCCGGGATGGACGTTTTATTGAGCTGATCGGAACTTATAATCCGATGACCGATCCGGCGGCGGTGGCGATTGACGAGGAGCGCGCGCTTTACTGGCTGAGCGTGGGGGCACAGCCCTCTGATACGGCGAGAGGGCTTTTGAAAAAACAGGGTATATGGGAAAAGTTCGAAGCGACGAAAAGCCATTGA
- a CDS encoding KH domain-containing protein: MANYKELVEFVAKHLVTQPDAVSVESTESENGIKVMIRVAHEDVGRIIGKRGATINAIRLLAKAAAVKAGERVDVDIVEE, translated from the coding sequence ATGGCCAATTATAAGGAACTTGTCGAATTTGTCGCGAAACACCTTGTCACGCAGCCCGATGCCGTCAGCGTCGAGAGCACGGAGAGCGAAAACGGAATCAAGGTAATGATCCGCGTCGCTCATGAAGACGTGGGGCGCATCATCGGAAAGCGTGGAGCCACCATCAACGCAATTCGTCTTCTGGCCAAAGCTGCCGCCGTCAAGGCGGGAGAGAGGGTGGATGTCGACATCGTCGAAGAGTAG
- the rimM gene encoding ribosome maturation factor RimM (Essential for efficient processing of 16S rRNA) encodes MSTSSKSRDPEGKVTVGYISSAHGLKGEVRIVPLTDHPERFRGMDVLNLHSSDGRFVRTFHIRNLREHEGKGEFIAAGDPVDRNEAEKLVGLSILVDREERFPLPEGEFWVDDLIGLQVQDTEGNPLGEVVDFLSAGGNEIYAVRDEKGSLHYIPAVEEFVKDIDLASETMVVKLIEGLW; translated from the coding sequence ATGTCGACATCGTCGAAGAGTAGAGACCCCGAAGGAAAGGTGACCGTAGGATATATCTCTTCGGCCCACGGGCTGAAGGGAGAGGTGAGAATCGTTCCCCTGACGGACCACCCGGAGCGTTTTCGCGGGATGGACGTACTGAATCTTCACTCCTCCGACGGTCGTTTTGTTCGTACCTTTCACATCCGGAATCTGAGAGAGCACGAGGGCAAAGGAGAGTTCATCGCGGCGGGCGACCCTGTGGACAGGAACGAGGCGGAAAAACTCGTGGGACTGTCCATCCTGGTGGATCGGGAAGAACGTTTTCCCCTGCCGGAAGGGGAATTTTGGGTGGACGATCTCATTGGCCTTCAGGTCCAGGATACGGAAGGCAATCCTCTTGGCGAGGTGGTGGACTTTCTTTCCGCGGGCGGAAATGAAATTTACGCGGTGCGAGACGAAAAGGGCAGTTTGCATTATATCCCGGCGGTGGAAGAATTTGTGAAAGACATCGACCTCGCATCGGAAACAATGGTCGTGAAGCTGATCGAGGGTTTGTGGTGA
- the trmD gene encoding tRNA (guanosine(37)-N1)-methyltransferase TrmD → MKDREQESDTGKKSKGMHFSIITAFPEFFNDFLSTSIIGRAVKAGLVRVDLVDLRPFGRGGYRQIDDYAFGSGGMVLMAEPLSEALQTARAAGGGEERDFVVYPTPQGTLLTQDIVDTLACQEHVILVCGHYEGLDERFTERMVDLEVTIGDCVLTGGEIPAMAIIDAVSRLIPGVVGKSEAVENDSFYRGMLDCPHYTRPASWEGIEAPEVLLSGNTAAVEEWRRRQAVARTVSRRPDLLARSGMKEYVRGVYLAFTAETADDCEVEILRNLEAFGDSYGVARVFLIVPKPDARESFREVLKEGRFGRIRLMPSLKHATDWIAKKEGPPLVTEVCDVVKSGARHWLELKRLFVEKGEPVLFCLSLKNGDEYRWEQKKNGVCCGFSMLPLQEGLSFCGKAAVLCDRFLGSR, encoded by the coding sequence GTGAAAGATCGCGAACAGGAATCGGATACCGGCAAAAAATCGAAAGGGATGCATTTTTCGATTATAACCGCGTTTCCGGAGTTTTTTAATGATTTTCTCTCGACCAGTATTATCGGCAGGGCAGTCAAAGCCGGTTTGGTTCGGGTGGATTTGGTTGATTTGCGTCCTTTCGGCAGAGGCGGTTATCGTCAGATTGACGACTATGCTTTCGGTTCCGGAGGGATGGTGTTGATGGCGGAGCCGCTTTCCGAGGCGTTACAGACGGCGCGTGCGGCCGGTGGAGGCGAAGAACGGGATTTTGTCGTTTATCCGACTCCGCAGGGGACGCTGCTGACGCAGGATATCGTGGACACTCTGGCGTGTCAGGAGCACGTCATCCTGGTCTGCGGGCACTATGAAGGCCTCGATGAACGCTTTACGGAGCGGATGGTCGACCTGGAGGTCACGATAGGAGACTGTGTGCTGACAGGCGGGGAAATTCCGGCAATGGCCATCATCGATGCGGTTTCCCGTCTGATACCGGGCGTCGTGGGCAAAAGCGAAGCGGTGGAAAACGACTCTTTTTATCGGGGAATGCTGGATTGCCCTCACTATACCCGTCCCGCCTCCTGGGAGGGGATCGAGGCCCCCGAAGTTCTGCTTTCGGGAAATACCGCCGCCGTTGAGGAATGGAGGCGGCGTCAGGCGGTTGCTCGCACGGTTTCCCGGCGTCCTGACCTTTTAGCGCGCAGCGGCATGAAAGAGTACGTGCGAGGCGTTTATCTCGCGTTCACGGCAGAAACTGCCGATGACTGCGAAGTTGAGATTTTACGAAACCTGGAGGCCTTTGGGGATTCCTACGGTGTGGCGCGGGTCTTTTTGATCGTTCCGAAGCCGGACGCCCGGGAGTCCTTCAGAGAGGTTTTGAAGGAGGGCCGTTTCGGGCGTATTCGACTGATGCCTTCTCTGAAGCACGCGACGGACTGGATTGCGAAGAAGGAAGGCCCGCCGCTGGTGACGGAGGTCTGCGATGTCGTCAAAAGCGGAGCGAGGCACTGGCTTGAACTGAAGCGTTTGTTCGTGGAAAAGGGAGAGCCCGTTCTGTTTTGTCTTTCGTTGAAAAACGGAGACGAATACCGGTGGGAACAAAAAAAGAATGGGGTTTGTTGTGGTTTTTCGATGCTGCCCCTGCAGGAGGGGCTTTCCTTTTGCGGAAAGGCAGCCGTGTTGTGTGACCGTTTTTTGGGATCTCGATAA
- the rplS gene encoding 50S ribosomal protein L19 → MNILDLVEKRYVRGDLPDFRPGDTLRVHVKVTEGVRERIQVFEGIVIGRQHGGLNETFTVRKISSGVGVERIFPLHCPSIDKIEIKRQGKVRRAKLYYLRKLSGKAARIKERREF, encoded by the coding sequence GTGAATATTTTAGATCTTGTTGAAAAAAGATATGTCCGGGGCGATCTTCCCGACTTTCGTCCGGGAGATACGCTGCGGGTGCACGTGAAGGTTACGGAAGGCGTAAGAGAGCGTATTCAGGTTTTCGAGGGTATTGTCATTGGACGTCAGCATGGCGGTCTGAACGAAACGTTTACCGTCCGCAAGATTTCCAGCGGAGTGGGTGTGGAGCGTATCTTTCCGCTGCACTGCCCGTCGATAGACAAAATCGAAATCAAACGTCAGGGCAAAGTGCGTCGGGCCAAGCTTTATTATCTGCGAAAACTCAGCGGAAAAGCCGCCCGCATCAAGGAGCGCCGCGAGTTTTAA